A region of the Gemmatimonadaceae bacterium genome:
ATCACCTTCGTCCCGCGCGAACGGCGCGAGCACGAAGCTGGCCAGATCGCGGTAAATGCCGGCCCGCTCGGGAGACGGCCCCACACCGATCCGCAGCCGCGCATACTCGCGGCTGCCCAGCGCTTCCTCCACGCTCTTCAACCCGTTATGTCCGCCCGCGCTGCCGTGCGCGCGCAGCCGGTAGCGTCCCACCTGCAGCGCCACTTCGTCGACGACGGCGAGGAGGTCCTTCGAATGGTCCCAGCCGGCCTTGCGGGCGTACGGCCGCAGCGCGATTCCGCTCAGGTTCATGTACGTCCGCGGCTTCACGAGCCGGACGTGCGTCCGGCCGATCATCCCCGAGGACAGGTACGAGTCCCCGTCCCGCTTCCACCGGTCGAACCGCCAGACGTCGGCGCAGTGGTCCACTACCCACCAGCCGACGTTGTGCCGGGTGGCCTCGTACTCGCGTCCAGGGTTGCCGAGGCCGAGGATGACTTTCACGGGCTAACGGGTGACTAGTGACTCGTGACTAGTGACTAGTAACTGCGAACGGCCAGGAGGTTCGGGCTCGATGGCAGTTCACCAGTCACTAGTCACTAGTCACCAGTCACCAATGTCACTTCTCCTCTTCCGTCTCTTCCTCTGCTTCCTTGCCGCGGCCGATCACTTCCGGCTCGCCCTCGGCCTCGCCCTCGACCGGCTCGGCGGCAACGACCGTCTCCTCGACCACGGCGCGCGGCGCGGCGACGACGCAGACAGGCGCCTCGGCGTCGTTGAGAACCTCGACGCCCTCGGGAACCTGCAGCTCGCTGACGTGAATCGAGTGACCGATCTGCACCCCGGTGACGTCCACGTCGATGCGATCGGGGATGGACGACGGGTCCACGCGGATCGACAGCTCGCGCAGCGTCTGATCCATGACGCCGCCGGATGCGCGCACGCCTTCGGGCACGCCCAGCAGGACGATGGGGATGTTGACCTGCACCTTCTCGCCGGCGACCAGCTCCTGGAAATCCACGTGCAGGATCTGGCGCTTGAAGGGATGCCGCTGGATCTCGCGGATCAGCGTCTTGGTCGTCTGGCCGTCGAGCGACAGCTCGATGACGGTGCTCTCGGCGGCGATGTGCGAGAGCAGCTTCTCGAACTCGCGCGTGTCCAGCGTGAGCGCCTGCGGCTCGCGCGCGTGGCCGTAAACCACGCCGGGAATCCGTCCCGCCGAGCGGAGCGAGCGCGCGGGACCTTTGCCGGAGCCGGTTCGCGGAGTTGCGTGGAGTTGTGCGGTTGCCATGATAAAACCTCTAAAAAAAGCTGTTAGCTATTGGCTATTGGCTCTTGGTCACGGCGGAAAGGCGGGGTAACGAAGGGGTTACCAACAGCCAACAGCCAATAGCCAACAGCCCAGTTATCAGTCGAACAACGAGCTCACCGATTGCTCGGAATGAATGAACCTCACCGCCTTGGACAACAGCTCGCCCACGGACAGCACTGTCAGCGTGTCGAACTTCGACTCTTCCCGGATGGCGATCGTGTCCGTGACCACCACTTCCTTGATCGGAGCGCCGCTGAGCCGCTCCTTCGCCGGTCCCGACAGAAGCGCGTGCGTCGCACAGACGTACACGTCACCCGCTCCCAGCTCCTTCAACGCGCGCGCGGCCTCCGAGACCGTGCCCGCGGTGTCGATCATGTCGTCCGCCAGAATACAATCGCGCCCTTCCACTTCGCCGACGACGTTCACGACCTCCGACACGTTCGCCCGGGGGCGGCGCTTGTCGATGATCGCCAACGTCCCGTCCAGCCGCTTCGCGAAACCGCGCGCCATCTTCGCCGAGCCTACGTCCGGCGCCACCACCACCACGTCGTGCAGATTCTTCCGCTTGAAGTGCGAGACGAACACCGGCGCCGCGTACAGATGGTCCACCGGAACGTCGAAGAACCCCTGCAGCTGGTGCTGGTGGAAGTCGACCCCCAGCAGCCTGTCCGCACCGGCCGTCATGATCATGTTCGCCACGAGCTTCGCGCCGATCGCCACCCGCGGCTGGTCCTTGCGATCCTGCCGCGAGTAGCCGTAGTACGGCATCACGCAGGTCACCCGCGCCGCCGATGCGCGCTTCGCCGCGTCGATCAGCAGCAGAAGCTCCATCAGGTTGTCCGCGGGAGGGTTCGTCGGCTGAACGATGAAAACGTCGTTGCCCCGCACGTTCTCGTCGATCCGCACGAACAGCTCGCCATCGGCAAAGCGGCTCAGCGTGACCTTGCACAGCTCCAGCCCGAGCTGCGACGCCATCTCTTCGGCCAGCGCACGATTGGCAGAGCCGCTCATGAGCTTGAAGCCGTGACTAGGTACGGCCAATCCGTCCATTGTCACAGCCCTGTAAGATACGGTGTGCCAGAGAGTTTAGTCAATCGGACCGGCCCGATTGGCGGCGAGTTGCCCCCGGTGGATTCGAACCACCATTCTCGGCTCCAAAGGCCGATGTCCTGCCGTTGGACGAGGGGGCAGTGGGTCGCTAAAGCTAGTCCATCGGCTCCGGCGGTACAACGTGAGTGAGGGTCTCCGTCCGGATCTCCCGCCATTCCGTGACTGTCTCGCTGGAGCGCGCCTGGTCGTCCCGGTCGAAGATCCCGAAAACGGCGGAGCCCGAGCCCGTGAGCAGCGCGAGCCGCGCGCCGCGGGCGAGCAGGGACTCCCGGATCACGCGGATGACGGGGTGCCGCTCGGCGACCGCTTCGGAAAAGTCGTTCTCGGCGTACGCGGCCGCGCTCTCCCACGACGCGAACGCGTCGCCGGAGAGCGTCGGCGGCGGAGGCGCAGCGCCGCGCGAGCGGTCGAGCCAGCCGTACGCCTCCCGCGTGGAGACGTGCACGGGAGGAATCGCCAGCATGACGGGGCGTGCCGGGAGAGGGGGGAGCGACATCAGCCGCTCGCCGCGGCCCCAACCCACCGCGATGACATGGTCGCTCGCGAGGAACGGAACGTCCGAGCCGATCGTCGCGGCCAGCGCCAGCAGCTCCGCGGGC
Encoded here:
- the ispE gene encoding 4-(cytidine 5'-diphospho)-2-C-methyl-D-erythritol kinase; this encodes MSAVRVAAQAKINLRLKVLGLRDTGYHSIETVFQRLELADRITVSVSDGGGVELDVHGDESLVMASGPAEQNLALLAAKSYMRRADWHPHVDIRVEKVIPVGAGLGGGSADAAAVLRALDALAPARLPPAELLALAATIGSDVPFLASDHVIAVGWGRGERLMSLPPLPARPVMLAIPPVHVSTREAYGWLDRSRGAAPPPPTLSGDAFASWESAAAYAENDFSEAVAERHPVIRVIRESLLARGARLALLTGSGSAVFGIFDRDDQARSSETVTEWREIRTETLTHVVPPEPMD
- the pth gene encoding aminoacyl-tRNA hydrolase, whose product is MKVILGLGNPGREYEATRHNVGWWVVDHCADVWRFDRWKRDGDSYLSSGMIGRTHVRLVKPRTYMNLSGIALRPYARKAGWDHSKDLLAVVDEVALQVGRYRLRAHGSAGGHNGLKSVEEALGSREYARLRIGVGPSPERAGIYRDLASFVLAPFARDEGDMIVELLPRLTDAVELWVREGVDVAMNVHNREKKS
- a CDS encoding ribose-phosphate pyrophosphokinase → MSGSANRALAEEMASQLGLELCKVTLSRFADGELFVRIDENVRGNDVFIVQPTNPPADNLMELLLLIDAAKRASAARVTCVMPYYGYSRQDRKDQPRVAIGAKLVANMIMTAGADRLLGVDFHQHQLQGFFDVPVDHLYAAPVFVSHFKRKNLHDVVVVAPDVGSAKMARGFAKRLDGTLAIIDKRRPRANVSEVVNVVGEVEGRDCILADDMIDTAGTVSEAARALKELGAGDVYVCATHALLSGPAKERLSGAPIKEVVVTDTIAIREESKFDTLTVLSVGELLSKAVRFIHSEQSVSSLFD
- a CDS encoding 50S ribosomal protein L25, producing the protein MATAQLHATPRTGSGKGPARSLRSAGRIPGVVYGHAREPQALTLDTREFEKLLSHIAAESTVIELSLDGQTTKTLIREIQRHPFKRQILHVDFQELVAGEKVQVNIPIVLLGVPEGVRASGGVMDQTLRELSIRVDPSSIPDRIDVDVTGVQIGHSIHVSELQVPEGVEVLNDAEAPVCVVAAPRAVVEETVVAAEPVEGEAEGEPEVIGRGKEAEEETEEEK